Proteins from a genomic interval of Sporomusaceae bacterium:
- a CDS encoding AbrB/MazE/SpoVT family DNA-binding domain-containing protein → MKSTGIVRKMDALGRIVIPVELRQKLNLSQNDLVELREVDGKVVLSKHSSSECIFCNSSHNLSYFKGQSICRKCLIAAQNTVDS, encoded by the coding sequence ATGAAATCAACTGGTATTGTTAGAAAGATGGATGCGCTCGGACGCATAGTAATCCCCGTTGAATTAAGACAAAAATTAAACCTGTCACAAAATGACCTCGTCGAATTAAGGGAAGTCGATGGCAAAGTAGTTCTATCAAAACATTCGTCTTCCGAGTGCATCTTCTGTAATAGCAGCCATAATCTTTCTTATTTCAAAGGCCAGTCAATTTGTCGCAAATGCTTAATAGCAGCTCAAAATACGGTGGACTCTTAG